TGGCGGGGGCCTGACCCAGCCTTGCCCCCCAGTGGGTCTTATGCAGAACTGAGAGGGCTGTTCCACCCACCGGGCTGCGGAGGGCTGCTTTGTAGGCAGGCCTGTGGCATTCCCTATGCCGTGGGAGGTCAGGGCACCCCGGGGTTGGGCTCATGGTAAGATGATCTGTGGCACCAGCCCTGCCAGCCGTGGCTCTGACCAGGGGCATGTTATGCTTTTTCTCCTCTGGCCCAGCTGGGCGTTGGGCAGGGGCCGGAGGAGCCCCAGGGGGATCCTGGCTCTCCCCAGGTCAGCGCTGTAGATGGGTCTGTTTTTAATTGCCCCTGCTAGTGCAGCAccagctgcagccctcacccAGTCACCTTGTGAAGCACCTTCTtcctgccctgggtgggaggaGTCTCCTGGCTGGACCCCCCTCTGACTCTTCCCTGGCAGGCTGCAGACGCTGAGCGGGATGTCTGCCTCTGACGAGCTGGATGACTCCCAAGTGCGCCAGATGGTGTTTGATTTGGAATCGGCCTACAACGCCTTCAACCGCTTCCTGCACTCCTGAGcccggcccagcgcccccctggactggtggctcCAGCTGCCCATCTCCTGAGAGCCCCGCCGCACGTATAGCACTCAGGTCTctgggctggtgctgggggcaggaggtcatgggtggtgggagggggggataGCATGGACAAACCCCCTCACTGTTGGGAGGGGCATTGGCTGTAGCCTTTCTAGCATTAGCCCTTGGGGCTGTCAGTGTGAATGGCGCTCCTCCAGCCGGAGCACAGGCAGGCCCTGCCTGGGCTGTGAGCAGGGGGCAGATCTGTACAAACCTGCGCGAATAAAGTCCCTCCTGCTGCGGCTCATGTGTGGTGTGGTGCTGGGCTCGGGGGAAGGAGGCGTAGCCGGTGCAGGTGGTCAGATTTCCCGGGCACTGCAGCCGGGGCTCCAGGCTGGCTCCTGTCTGCaggggcagaaccagaacctgccagGCTCCAAAGAGCAGCACCCGGGTCAGCCTCAGCTGGTGCTGCTCTGTAAGTAGATAAAGCAGCTGGCctggtggagggggagaggataGTGGGTCCTGCTACCTACTGCTCCCTGGGAGATGGCAGGTTTCCAGGGGAGAGCCACAGCCCTGTTTGTGTAACAGAGAAACCCTGTGTCACCCGTTGGGTGGGGAGCTGTGAGCCGAGCAGCCAAGGCCAGAGCGGGTGGAATGCAGCACTTTATTTACCATGGTTAATCAATGCCCCAGGGGCCATGAGCAGCAGGCCCTGTGCTCCCAGGAAAGCACCGGACAGTCAATAAATAACCTGTAATGTCTGAACTAGCCCGAGTGGCCAGTGGAAGGGTGGGGCCAGAACCCCTGCAGCTTGGGGCGAGTGTAAATACCTCCCCCAGGACTGGATTACAGAAAGATTATTAAAGACATAaaatattacccccccccccacacactctgagTCAGGCTCCCAGAGGAATGGAGCGGGGGAGCCTTCTGCCCCAGGGCCTCGGTCAGTCTTAGATGCTGGTTTCCCCAGGCAGTGACCTTCAGCACTTGCTCCAGGGCAGTGGCTGTGCCAGGAAAAACACAACCCAGCCCCCAGGGTTCCGTTACTCCGGCGTGAAAGCAGCTGGGGGAGACGCACTAGGAATTCCCACCATCACTCTGGGAGCGGTGCAGGCCAGGTAACTCGCTGCCTCCTTTGGACACAGCAGAGGCTGTTGATCTCCCGGGTGCGGACAATTCTGCAGGGAGTTCCACTGATCCCAGCACACGGCCGGCAGGCCCAGCGCCACAGCAGTGTCCGGGGTCCTGCTGCCTTTGCATAAGATGGTACCAGAAGCTCCCTTCTCAGCTTGCGGAGGCACCTGGAGAAGGCAGGATGAGCGCCAGCAGCCAggtccctgcaccctctccccatgGGCCAGGGCTGAGTTCCAGTGCTTGCTTCCTCCTACCCGCCAGCCGCCCCCTCTGCCAGAGGCCACTGCCGCCCAGGAGGCTCAGCCTCCCGCATGCTCCCCGCTAGCTGTGCAGTTCCAGGGCTGGCTGAGGGAGGAGTCAAGCAGGCCCAGAGGGATCCCTACAGCAGGAGGAGACAGGTCCCATCACACACTCTTGCAGAACAGCTTGTGGTGCTGGGTGACTGCGCACAGTGAGGTGCCTGCGGGGCCGCGCCAGGACTCGCCCACGCCCCGCTGGTCGCTCCTGCTCAGCTGCCGGCTGCAGAGTCTCAACTCACGCACGTCGGCGGAGACCCGGGCCCACGTGGTGCTGTCTAATGGGCCTCGCACGCTGCAGCCTGCGGGAAGGAAAGAGGCCGTTGGGCCAGCGTAGGGACAAGCAGCAGCCGCAGTACGTAGGGAATCCAGGACCCAGGGACAGGGATGTCAGGCTGGGTGATCCCCAGGGTCCCTTTATCAGCTGGAAGCAGGACCCTTCCCTGGAGCCCTCGGGGACCCCCGAGCCCTTCGTACCCTCACCTGCCAGGCTGAGGTAGCGGAGCCCTTGGTTCCTCTcccccagggctgacagcagcGTCCGCAAGCCCACAACGGTGATCCCCGGGTTCGCAGACAAATCCAGCGAGACCAAAGCTGGACAAACCGGGAGGCACCTGGGGCCAAGAGGGAACAAGTGAGTCAAACAGCCCCCGGCCTCACTCTTccccccacaatgcactgcacACAGTCCCGCCCACTCGTGGCCCCCAGGGACAGACCCAGCAGCCAACAGGCCCCCAGCCGGAGGAGATCCGGGGGAGGGGTCACTTCCAGGTAGGACCCAGCAGGGGGAAGGTCAGAGTTCAGCTCCACATCACAGCCCCTCCCAGGCAGCGGCACACCCATACCCCACAACCGTCCGCCCCCTAGCAAACCCCCAGGCCTTTACCTGGCCAGCTCGGCGACAGCCTGGTCGCTCAGGTGGTTCCCGGACACAGTCAGGTGGGTGAGAGCACATCCCTCCTGGAAGGGAACAGAGGGGAACTGATCCCAAAGCCACAGCCCAGCTCAACGGGGCAGAGGCTAAACCCTCCTTTCAAGCCAAGGCCTGGAGCCGCTGAACGCCTGCGATCCCCATGGCCCCAGAGAACCAGGAGCACCAGATGGTCACGCTCCCGAGGAAGGACCGCATGATCCGCCTGAGCCCCACAGAGGGACCTTGTgcctctgcagcgtgggggctGAGGCCCCTGGCCAGAGCCATGTTCGGCTCACGCGCAGGGCTGCAATTCCTGGAGCCAGTAAAGGGTTacagcagccccccctccccccgcacccggCCTGGGGCCCATTACCTGCGTCAGATACCTGACCACCGGCTCCACGAGAGGCTCCTCCAGCCGGGCAGCCACCGAGCCGATCTCCAGCTGGCTAAGGGTGGCGCAGGGCAGGCTCCtaagcagcagctccaggccgGTGGAGcccagggcattgtgggacaaaGCGAGGGTCTTCAGGTGCACGGCTCCTGGGCCAGGGAGAGACAGTGAGGTAACAGTGAGCCTGTAGCCTCCAAGGCCAGggcaagggaagggagttggggagctCACCCGAGGCCCTGTCTGCAGCTGCGTAACGCAAACCTTACGGACCAGACAGGCCAGGACTGGAAAGaacagcagagcagggagcagtagCACATGACTGAGGGGCTTTGGCAGAGGTGGGGGAGCCCGGAGCGGGGAGCCgtggggcaggactgaggggcactggcagagctgggatgggacTGACAGTGATCAGCACTCTCTCCATGAGCAGAGCCataccctcccccccagtccctcTGGGGCTAACGGGGGGCTCTAGCCTGGAGATGCCTCTGCTATCACACACGTGGAGGCTAGCAGTGGCCTCTGCCATGTGGccagtgccctgcccctgctcaggaGGCCACATACCTTTCAGGCTGTTGGCCAGCAGGAGGCGGTGGTGCTGCAGGAAAGCCCCAGTGAAGCCGCAGGCCTGCAGTCGGAGCGTGGTCAGGACGGGGCAGGCCTGAACCAGGCAGGCCAGGGCCTGAGAGCTGCTGTCTCCCAGGGGGTTCAGGCTGAGATCCAGCTCTtccaggctctggcaggaggggggggggggggaggggtcagggtcAGCGCTGCTGGGTGGGCAGGGGTCACCCCCAACTCTCTGGGGTCTGCCCCGCACACCCAATGCCATCAGACGGGCAGGGGGCTGCACCACCCTGCTGCTGAGGGGCACGGGGGAGAAGCAACAGTGGGAGCAGAGCCCCCCACATGGGCCCCCTCCCCTAAGTGACCCCCAGAGCCTCCCCTGCCAGGGCCCGAGGGGCAGACTCCCTGGCACCAGGAGGGGGGCTCCCCCCGGAGCTCCAGGGAGGGCAGCTCGGGTGTCCCCAGCCCCTGCTTGGGGCTCAGACAtgaggccagggccccttccacACCTGCGCTGGATGCACCACATGCGCCCTCCCCACCGCCCAGTCTTTGGaggaggggggcgggagggagaatGCTGGacatgcccccagccctaccTGAAAGGCCGTCTGGGCAGGCAGCCCTGCCACCAGCGTGCGGAGCCCCTCAGCCCCGAGCTGGTTGGCCGACAGGtcgaggagggtcaggccgggcatGGTGCCCAGCGTGGCCAGCAGCTCAGTGGCCAGGCCGTCGGCCAGGCCATTCCCAGCCAGCCGCAGCTGCCGGATGCAGGTCTGCAGCTTGAGGGCGCGCAGGAGCGGGGTGAGGTGGGGCTGACGCAGCGAGAGGCCGCAGGCGCTGAACGAGGGGCCCGACTCCTGCAGCTCCATGATCTTCAGCAGCAGCCGGTGCTCGCCTGCAACGCAGAGACAGGGCAGGTCGCCTCAGGCCCGCTGGGGGGCCCGAACTGTTGCCGAGGGTCCCTGGACTCACAGCAAGCAGCCAGGGAGAGAGAGCCCCTAGCGCTGCACAGGGGTTGGCCGCGACCGAgggcatctcccctccccctcagcatCGCATGGGGGGCAGCTGCGACCAAGGGCACCTCCCCCCTGCGCTGCACGGAGGCCGGCCGCGACCAAGGGCACCTCCCCTTGATCCCCCTTCCACAGCCGGGGCCGGAGGCCCAGAGActgagggacttgcccaaggccccacaggGAGACTGTTGCAGAGCAGGGTCCCAATCCCAGGCTGGGGCCCTGCTCACTGGACCGTCCTTCCCACTCTACCCCCAGAATGTGATCCCACACACAGGGCAGGGGGCGTCCCGGGGCCCTACAAACCCCAGTGAGACCTGGATCCCTCTGTGCCCGATGGTTCCGCTGCCCACCCAGAGCATGGCCAGCAAGGTCCCCGGGGCAGCCTCTTACCCACGGCCAGGCTGCGACAGGCCTTCCTGTACCGGTCGGCGAGCGGGGGCAGGTCCCAGGACTGCACCTCTGCTAACACCTGCAAGGGAGAGGAGAGCCCCATTGGCACAGGATGGGCACCGAACCCCCAGTCCTCTGCACCAACCAGCAGGGGCCCAGACGCCACGGTGACGGGCCCCACGACGACCCCCTCGGCGGCCTGCGGGGGAGCTACGTGGGCTCAACCCAGGAGCCGCCAATGCTGGCTCGGACGCCCCCTGCTCACCTCCTCGTTGCTCTGCAGCACGTCCACGATGAGATCCTGGGGCGCCAGCAGCGCCCCCTCCTTCTTGAGGGTGAGCCGCGGCAGCAGGCCGCACGCCTGGTAATGGCGCTGGGCCGCCTGCTCCGCCAGCCATGCCACCGGGCGGCTCTCGCTGCTGCTGCGAGTgaagggagagggctgaggcagagcgccccctacaggCCATCGGGCACCTCAGCCGGAACCAGGCCCCCCcggctcacccctgccccccgctcccgaggtgtggctgggaggggaaaTCACGTCCTACTCAGAGCGGTGTTACCCCGAATACCTGACCCCCATggccaaccccttgccccaggggGATGGGCCCCAGAAGCTCCCTGGAAGCCAGACCCCTTGGAGGGTGCTGCTAATGCCGCTCCACGCTCAGCCTGGAGGGGGCAGGACtccacctgcccccctgccccagggggctggggtgggggtccaggggcACTGGGCCAGACCGGGAGGAAGGAGACGAGCCGGCTCTCACCTGTGGGGCACGGGGATAAGGAAGACGTTGTCCTGGACCCGGACCCGCACTCGGATGGGGGGCGGCCGAGCAGGGGCTGCAGACAGCAAAGGGAGCTGCGGACAGGAGAGTGGAGTCAAGGCACACAGGACACCCCCAGGgtaccccacccctccccgctgTGAGCCGGACCCCCCAGGCACCTCACCTGTGGAGCCTCTCCACTGCCTCTCAGGCCATTGGCTCGGCTGCCGTCCGTGGGCCTCGGGTCAGTGAGGGGGGCGGCTGTCTCTGGGGCCCCCAGGGCGCAGGCTCCGCGGGACCGGCCCAGCACTGTTCTGTCCACAATCTGGGTGAGGCGGCTCTGCCGGGCCCTCCTCctctgggggggcgctgggcgggGGGCCCCGCCGTCACTCTCGGGCCCTGTGACGTCCCCAGAGTCGGAGCCCGACTccccctggccccagcggctcctcTTGCAGGGCTCACGGCTTGCCCCCAGGTCATCCTCCAGCCAGTCGTCCCCCACGTACTCGTCTGCTGGGATCAGGGCCGGCCTGGCAGGGGCCTGGGACGGCACCGGCTCTGTACCCAGGCAGGACTGGGCGCTGCCCACGCTACGGATGGCCGCTTCGTACTCTGCCTGGCCACCACCGCGGGTGGGCAGCTCCGGCTCCTCCTGCGCCAGGAACCCTGGCATCCGGCAATCCTCTCCCAgagccctctgggacaggagccgCTGCCTCTTCTTGACAGGGCGGAGCGGAGTCATGCAGTCGTCCTGCTCGACCCTTCGCTCCGACCCCTTCCCACCATGCTGACCGGGGGGCTTCTTGGAGgggcccccactccggggctgtGTGGCCAGAGCAGAGGGGCGCTGGGTTAGCGGCTCCGAGAGCTCAGCATCAAACAGCTGGCTGGACAGAGtgtcccgggggggcggggccgcttCGGGTGCTGTGGGGGAGACAAGAGACCCCATGAGCTGGGCCCCCAAATCCAGGGCCAAACACCCGAGAGCAAGGGGCTGCGGAGCACAGCGGGgagacggggaaggggaaaggcagcCCCTGGTACCATCCTAGTCCCCAGGATGACAGGGGCAGGGGACTCCAGCCCGCCCCTTGCCAGCGGGTCTGGGAGCTGCGCTGAGGGCTCAGCAGAAAAGCCAGGGGCACCGGGTGAAAACGAAAGaccaggctggggctggtgccCACTCAATGCTGCCCCCTCGGAGACGCCCCTCAGCttccctcctgcccagcctggcctcaCCTCGCCCCGCCACGGCCTCCTTGAGCAGCCGCTCCATGGCTCGGCAGCGCTGGCGCGTCTCCTGGTCCAGGTCCTTTCCGTACATCCTCACCCACTCCTGGAGGGTGCCCAGCGGgctcaggccctgcaggggcgAGACATAGGCCCTGGGCACCACtgcaggcagggcctcagggcgacgctgctgccagcctggccccaggagccagggcactgcccccacaCAAACACCCTACAGCCATGCAGGGTGTGCCCAGCCcagtgccagcccctgccctcacCTTGGCGTTCCTCAGCACCGCCGACGCACCCCTCTGGAGCAGCAGCTCCGCCACCTCGAAGTGGCCGCAGTTGAGGGCGTCGTGCAGGGGGGTGATCCCCTCGCAGCCCGGCCCCCCGGGGTCATCGATGGAGGCACCACGCTCCAGCAGCAGCCGGACGATCTCtgggcacaggagccagcagtTAGTGCCAGGCAGTGACACGGCCCCtctggccccctgccccagacttcCGCCCTCACTCACCCAGATGCCCATGGTTGCAGGCCTCGTGCAGGGGCGTCCAGCCGCAGTAATCCCGCGGGTTCAGGGGGTGACCCTGACACCAGGAAGGAAGAGACATGAACAGGCATGGGGGTTATGCTGAGGCTGGCAGTCCTGATGGGGAGAGCTGTgaaccccccttctccccagtgCACCTGCCCATCCCCCAGGACCACACGCCAACCCCAGCACTTCCATCGCCAGCGGGATCCCTTCAGCCCCTGCTAAAACATGCCCACTGCTGGGGGGGAGCGTGGGGGGCCAGTCagctccccagggctgcccagcccccggcactgccccaggggctgcgggCCGACAGGGAAGGGGCCCGCTGGGGCTCGGTGCCTGCGACCCAGGACCGTCTCCTACCTGCTCCAGGAAGATCTGGACCCGGCGCAGGTTCCCGTCGATGCAGGCTCGGTGCAGCGGGGTCTCGCCTCGGTCGTTCCGCCGGTTCCACTGCaggggcgaggggagggggggcaccgGGATCAGAACTGCCCAGGGGCCCCGGATCGGAGCCAGCCCCATCGCCCCTGACATccatgcagccccgcccccacccgggATCCAGCCCCACGGGGTCTCAGCCCGGCTCCCGATTACGGAGCAGGAGCGATGGTCCCCCAGGCCCCGGCCTCACCTTGGTGATCCGGCGCCGGCCGGGCACGCTCTTGTTGTAGCCGTCCAGGTCGTCTTCCTCCCCATCTGGAACACAGGCCCGGGTGAGGTACCGCAgcgctgggcggggggaggggccgggggctgatccggggggtgggggaagccggCTACAAtacagccccccaccctgcagacAGGGGCCCCACGTGCCAGGCAAGGCACATGCGGGGCTACAGCCCCACCCACCAcattcctgccccgctcccctgccAGGCCTCGACTCCCCGGgacgccccctgcctgcccctcccctcccccgcccactcACCGCTCTCAGACAGCTCCAGGTCGCTCTCCTCCAGGGGCTCGctgtcccccagctcctcctcgtcACTGTCCCCGGCTgcgctccagccctgcagcctggccAGCGTGTCGCGGGCCTCAGGGCACCCCCATTTCTGCTGCACGGGGTGAAGGTGCCGCAGGATTTGCCGCTGGGGGACGAAGGGAGATGGGctgatccccctgccccagaagggggccagggaaggaggcaggagccctggctgggggtgggaagctCCCGGGTCCCTcagccctggcccggcccagcagggggcgctgcagtgagcagggctggggcactggCCATCGGGGCAGCTCCcaggccccccagccctggcccggcccagcaggCAGGGCTATAGGTGAGGGCAGGGGGGATGCTGGCTATGTGGGGCTCCCCAcaagtccagtcccagctgcactggtCCCATTTTAGctcagagccccagcaccccacgtccttccctccagccacccccagggcttctgcaaTGCTGGgtccagcctgggctcccaggtGAAGGGAGACGCAGCGTTCCCTGGTAGGGGGGCTAAACAGACTCTTCCTGGGCACGTGCCAGCGAGGAGCGGGGGCAGCCAGGACGGGCTGCatg
Above is a genomic segment from Emys orbicularis isolate rEmyOrb1 chromosome 2, rEmyOrb1.hap1, whole genome shotgun sequence containing:
- the TONSL gene encoding tonsoku-like protein; translated protein: MSGERSREIRQLQKAKDKAQRSRSLKEEAAICNQLGEILARHGRYREALEEHRQELRLLESVEDVLGCAVAHRKIGERLAELENYEAALKHQRQHLALAHALSDHTEQQRAWATIGRTYMFVAESGQAGEALREAEQAFMKSLAILEEKLEGTVPQRELSEMRARLYLNLGLVYDSMKDQAKCNCYIKKSIFISEQTRLYEDLYRAYFNLGNIHLREGQHSKAMRCLERARDCAHTMKEKYLESECCASIAQVLLSLGDFVAARRSLKKAYVLGSQQPQQRESVRRSLRYALKVSRLQEALEEAAPGNPQAALGLCEQLGDLFSKHGDYRRAVESYQRQLRYAETLRRPEQELAVIHVSLAATYGDLKEHGQAVQHYQAELALRRGNPLEEGKTWLNIALAREEAGEGYEALEPCFRSALQCAERAGEPRLQRQILRHLHPVQQKWGCPEARDTLARLQGWSAAGDSDEEELGDSEPLEESDLELSESDGEEDDLDGYNKSVPGRRRITKWNRRNDRGETPLHRACIDGNLRRVQIFLEQGHPLNPRDYCGWTPLHEACNHGHLEIVRLLLERGASIDDPGGPGCEGITPLHDALNCGHFEVAELLLQRGASAVLRNAKGLSPLGTLQEWVRMYGKDLDQETRQRCRAMERLLKEAVAGRAPEAAPPPRDTLSSQLFDAELSEPLTQRPSALATQPRSGGPSKKPPGQHGGKGSERRVEQDDCMTPLRPVKKRQRLLSQRALGEDCRMPGFLAQEEPELPTRGGGQAEYEAAIRSVGSAQSCLGTEPVPSQAPARPALIPADEYVGDDWLEDDLGASREPCKRSRWGQGESGSDSGDVTGPESDGGAPRPAPPQRRRARQSRLTQIVDRTVLGRSRGACALGAPETAAPLTDPRPTDGSRANGLRGSGEAPQLPLLSAAPARPPPIRVRVRVQDNVFLIPVPHSSSESRPVAWLAEQAAQRHYQACGLLPRLTLKKEGALLAPQDLIVDVLQSNEEVLAEVQSWDLPPLADRYRKACRSLAVGEHRLLLKIMELQESGPSFSACGLSLRQPHLTPLLRALKLQTCIRQLRLAGNGLADGLATELLATLGTMPGLTLLDLSANQLGAEGLRTLVAGLPAQTAFQSLEELDLSLNPLGDSSSQALACLVQACPVLTTLRLQACGFTGAFLQHHRLLLANSLKGAVHLKTLALSHNALGSTGLELLLRSLPCATLSQLEIGSVAARLEEPLVEPVVRYLTQEGCALTHLTVSGNHLSDQAVAELARCLPVCPALVSLDLSANPGITVVGLRTLLSALGERNQGLRYLSLAGCSVRGPLDSTTWARVSADVRELRLCSRQLSRSDQRGVGESWRGPAGTSLCAVTQHHKLFCKSV